The DNA sequence TTTTTCATGAAAATTATGTGTTTGACGCGGTTATTTAATAATTGGGATTATAATGTGCGGTATTTATTATGTGGGGACGGGAGAAAACTATTGATTTGACGAGGttttttatttattgaatattattgtATTGAGGTTATGATAATAATTTGGTTTGGTTGGGTTGAATGGGATAGGTATAAGTAGAGGTGGAGGGAGGAGCGGAAATTTGATAACGTGAGATTTGGGAATGGGTTAAGAACTAGGAATGAGCGATTATTATTTGATTTGGTGGGATTGAGCTTAAGGATGAATAAAATAGAGGAGTGAATGCGAATTGTGGTGATTTATCTATATAATATAGTACCAATTCTAATATTGTTGTTTCTGTTTAGTTTAGTGGATGATGTAAATAATGTGCTGAAACTTGTTATGGGGAAACGTGCTGGATTTTGGGATGTTTATGTCGGTAGATTGTTACGGTGGATAAATGGGGTTAATGAATGATATGGTGAATGACAAGTCGAAAATTGTTTTCGAAAAAATGAActtgaaacttaaattacattgTTTTTTTTAAGTTTGTAGATTCTGTGTTGTGGTTTTTGGAAAAATTTTGGTGCCAAATTTAGAGCGATTTTTAACTTTCAAGTGGAGCCAAAGGTAGAATATATCATGCAAGTAGCTTTGCATCTTTTTTGTAACTTACAAAGAACTGAAAGGTTTGAGTGCCTCACTAGTGGAAAAAATCCCACATTAgttttattttttgaaaatataagaaaaataccACATTCTTGAATTATTCAGGTCCAAAAACAAATTGTCGTGAATGATCTTTTTTACCGCATTATATAGATACACTGAAGGCCATCACTAGTCACTACCAAGTACTTTGAATTAATTCATGTATTTGTCTTTGTATTTTCCTGAATACTATTATGAAAATTTGTCATCATATGCATTCATACAAGTGCTAATGAGTTTAGATATACTTACGTTGCTGCTTTTTTCAATTTTCTAGGACACAATGATTCGGGATAATGTGTTGGCGCTTACAGATCATGCAGTTCTGCCTATTAGTGCGGTACTCAATGTGATCAAGGAGATTAAGAAAGAAGGAAAGGAACAAACCGATCCTTTAGTGATTACTCAAGCTGCATTAATAGGTGTGCCAACACTCTCTTACCTGAATTAAATTCTCATTTATCTTTCAGTTAGTCAAGTTTTATTGTATGAAATCATCTACTCTTAGTTCCTTTACAAAATTGGTGTTGGTTGAAATTTCTGATACTAAGGTGCCTAGTGGCTTACAATTTCCTTCTTCAGTTCTATGCTTGTACTAATGTGGCTTTAAGTCACCTGACTGATGCGTAGCCTCCCACACTAGATCTCTAAAGAAATCTATTGTTgcttttcaatattttttaaaattagtaTCCTGAGTGTGGTAGGGAGTATGGCTAATGATTGCAATGTGTATGAATTGCAGGCTCCTTGCCTGTGGATCCTTCGTCTGTGGATATTGTCGTTTGTATCTGCCGTTCATTGGATTTTCTTGATAAAAAATTATTGGATGAGTTCTCAAGAGTTCTGAAACCTGGTGGACAGATCCTCTTCCGGACTTCACAATCTACCTTTGACCAGGTGGTAAGGTACTGATTTTTCGTCTCTAACTTGGCGAATTTGTTTTGTTGATCATATTTCCATTCTTTGCAGGCAACTTCTAACCTACAAGGAAAGCTTTTGGTGGCGGGCTTTGTTGACTTGCAGACTGGTACAATGACATCAGCACTACCATCAGAGGTTCTGCAGCCTATTACAGTGAGTACTTTATACATTGAAGTGGAAAGACAGATCCAATTCTTGCTGACATAATGTTAAGTCATATATTTTCCGCTAGATTAGATCACCATGCTTAAATTCTAAATTTGTTTTCAATAGATCAAGGCCAAGAGACCTTCGTGGAAGGTTGGGTCGTCCTTCTCTATAAAGAAGGCGATAACGAATTTGCCCAAGCTTGAAATTGATGATGATACGGATCTTATTGACGAGGATAGTCTCTTATCTGAAGATGATTTAAAGAAACCACTGATCCCACCTGGTAGGACGAACAAGATTGTTTAAACCTTAGTGTGTTAGGTGTTTGGTTGTGCTCTTTTTTCCTTTTCTAAGACATGTTAAAGGCTTACAAATACCTAGAGAGGTACTTATTTACCTCTTATAAGAGGTTAAAGTGCACCTCCTGACACCTGCAGAGTGTATCATTTTTATGAGCTCACATTTTTTTGTGTTTGCAGTTGGTGACTGCGAAGTCAGCAACACAAGGAAAGCTTGTAAAAACTGCAGTTGTGGACGGGCCGAGGCAGAAGAAAAAGTACAAAAGTTAGGGCCAACTATGGACAAGCTGGATAATCCTCAATCAGCTTGTGGCAGTGTATGCATTTTTTATTTTCATATCTTAGTCAATTATACAATTATTTGTTTGTCAGTTGTCACTTGTTGATCTCTATAAATCTGATCTACAACTTTAGTGTGGGCTTGGTGATGCTTTCCGGTGCGGTACATGCCCGTACAAAGGTCTACCTCCATTCAAACTTGGAGAGAAGGTGAGTCATAATATCACTTTGATTTCATATTATCAAAACATTGTTTAAGAACGAATTTAAGAACCATTGTTTTTAACTTATAGTCACTTGATATGCTTTAATTCAGTCAAGATTATTCAATATGTTTATATCTTGCAGGTAGCACTATCTGGAAATTTTCTTGCAGCTGACATCTAAGTTCATAGCTGGTGGTTTAAATGATAAATACCCTTTGGTGATAAGTTGTGCTTGTTCTTGGGGGTATTGACTTGTATGGAAAGCGGTTTTTGTTCTTGTAGGGATGCTGCTTAGTTATGGGGCTGTTCCTAGCTGGTTTTTTGACGATAATCAACTTTTAACTTTGCAAAGTATTACGAGCCAATTAATTGTTTTGTTAATTTTCTTTAGATCTGTTTTAAGGATGCTTTGGCTATCTTGTAAAGCATAGAAAAAAACTGAAGCTCTGCCTCTCTGCTACGAACTAAGACGGAAATATTAAATGACTGAGTAACCTCGATGGATTAATGCACATTTTACAGTTGATCGACTGTCATGGCTTCACTGATACTTCTTTGCATTGGTTCTATTGAAGTTTAAGTTCTGTTAATATATTAATTCAAGGGCAGGAGTTTGAGATTTAGTAAAAAAAATGTGGGTGGAATTTTGGATAtgcaattttaaaaatatatgtgtatacatgtaaaaaaattaaaatctttATAACTAAGTTTTAAAAGATTTTGTCTTGTTTAGTAAACAATATTTTCTTTTGGAATTTctgtttataaaattttattgattttgtATATCCAAATGGGAATTACCAATCATAATTATAGTGAACATAAAAGGAATATTGTGTATTTACACaatattttatgaaattattaatcaATTTGGGAACAAATGACAACGTTAGAAATGATGAGAAAGAACACAGACTAAATGTGCATCTTTTTCACCCTTTTTTACAAAATGGAAATATCTTAGCCTTGCCAGGACCAGGATTTGCCCTGAAACTTCTTGCTTGTCTTTGACCATTTGT is a window from the Apium graveolens cultivar Ventura chromosome 1, ASM990537v1, whole genome shotgun sequence genome containing:
- the LOC141679306 gene encoding anamorsin homolog isoform X1 — encoded protein: MDTMIRDNVLALTDHAVLPISAVLNVIKEIKKEGKEQTDPLVITQAALIGSLPVDPSSVDIVVCICRSLDFLDKKLLDEFSRVLKPGGQILFRTSQSTFDQVATSNLQGKLLVAGFVDLQTGTMTSALPSEVLQPITIKAKRPSWKVGSSFSIKKAITNLPKLEIDDDTDLIDEDSLLSEDDLKKPLIPPVGDCEVSNTRKACKNCSCGRAEAEEKVQKLGPTMDKLDNPQSACGSCGLGDAFRCGTCPYKGLPPFKLGEKVALSGNFLAADI
- the LOC141679306 gene encoding anamorsin homolog isoform X2, which encodes MDTMIRDNVLALTDHAVLPISAVLNVIKEIKKEGKEQTDPLVITQAALIGSLPVDPSSVDIVVCICRSLDFLDKKLLDEFSRVLKPGGQILFRTSQSTFDQATSNLQGKLLVAGFVDLQTGTMTSALPSEVLQPITIKAKRPSWKVGSSFSIKKAITNLPKLEIDDDTDLIDEDSLLSEDDLKKPLIPPVGDCEVSNTRKACKNCSCGRAEAEEKVQKLGPTMDKLDNPQSACGSCGLGDAFRCGTCPYKGLPPFKLGEKVALSGNFLAADI